In Leucoraja erinacea ecotype New England chromosome 15, Leri_hhj_1, whole genome shotgun sequence, the following proteins share a genomic window:
- the LOC129704304 gene encoding gastrula zinc finger protein XlCGF57.1-like isoform X1 yields MHDIWIIDRPEAMNPFRHSSCRKTVKQSSNLMRCQRVHTGERPFICFDCGKAFTYSSNLLRHQWVHAGERLFTCPVCGKGFIQDAKLKKHEQVHAKERPFTCSVCGKGFQKSSQLVTHHRVHTGGRTFSCSECGKGFSRSSSVVRHQRIHTGEKLFACSECGKGFNQLSQLQIHQRIHTGERPFICSNCGKGFTESSSLLMHQRIHTGERPFPCSECGRRFTHLSNLQTHQRIHTGERPFTCTHCGKGFTESSSLLMHLRIHTGERPFTCSDCGRGFAQLSNLLTHQLIHSGKRPFTCSECGKTFSNSYNLLTHQRIHTGERPFTCAECRKGFTDACNLLRHQRVHTGERPFTCSECGKGFTESSALLMHQRIHTGERPYTCSECGKGFTQLSNLQTHQRIHTGERPFACSECGKGFTDSSSLLMHQRIHTGERPYTCMECGKGFTQLSNLQTHQRIHTGERPFTCSECGKAFSHSCNLQTHQRIHTGERPFTCSHCGKGFTDASNLLTHQRVHTGERPFICSDCGKGFTDASNLLTHQRVHTGERPFSCSECGKGFSQSSNLVIHQRIHTEERPFSCSDCGKGFNQLSNLHRHQQIHSGEKLCTS; encoded by the exons ATGCATGACATTTGGATAATCGACCGCCCAGAAG CAATGAATCCGTTTCGCCATTCTAGCTGCAGGAAAACCGTTAAGCAATCCAGTAATCTGATGAGATGCCAGCGAgttcacactggggagaggccaTTCATCTGCTTTGACTGTGGGAAAGCATTCACTTATTCGTCCAACCTGCTGAGGCATCAGTGGGTTCATGCTGGGGAGAGGCTGTTCACCTGCCCGGTGTGCGGGAAGGGATTCATTCAGGATGCCAAGCTGAAGAAACACGAGCAAGTTCATGCCAAGGaaaggccgttcacctgctctgtgtgtgggaagggattccaGAAGTCATCTCAGCTGGTGACCCATCACCGAGTTCACACTGGAGGGAGAACTTTCTCCTGCTCCGAGTGCGGGAAGGGTTTTAGTCGCTCATCTAGCGTGGTGAGACACCAGCGGATCCACACTGGGGAGAAGCTGTTCGCCTGCTCCGAGTGTGGGAAAGGATTCAACCAGTTATCCCAGCTGCAGATACACCAGCGGattcacactggggagaggccgttcatctGCTCCAactgtgggaagggattcactgaGTCATCTTCCTTATTGATGCACCAGCGGATTCACACCGGGGAGAGACCGTTCCCCTGCTCCGAGTGCGGGAGGCGGTTCACTCACTTATCCAACCTGCAGACACACCAGCGGatccacaccggggagaggccatTCACTTGCACGCactgtgggaagggattcactgaGTCGTCTTCCTTGTTGATGCACCTTCGGATTCACACTGGAGAGAGACCCTTCACGTGCTCTGACTGTGGGAGGGGATTCGCTCAGCTGTCCAACCTGCTGACCCACCAGCTCATTCACAGTgggaagaggcccttcacctgctccgagtgcGGGAAAACATTCAGTAATTCATACAACCTGCTGACGCACCAGCGgattcacaccggggagaggccgttcacctgcgcCGAGTGCAGGAAGGGATTCACTGACGCGTGCAATCTGCTGAGACACCAGCGCgtccacaccggggagaggccatTCACCTGCTCCGAGTGTGGGAAAGGATTCACCGAGTCATCAGCCCTGCTTATGCACCAGCGGATCCACACCGGTGAGAGGCCGTACACCTGCTCTGAGTGCGGGAAGGGGTTCACTCAGTTATCCAACCTGCAGACACACCAGCGGATTCACACAGGGGAGAGGCCCTTCGCCTGCTCAGAGTGTGGAAAAGGCTTCACTGACTCGTCCTCCTTGCTTatgcaccagcggatacacaccggggagaggccgtacACCTGcatggagtgtgggaagggatttacTCAGCTATCCAACCTACAGACGCACCAGCGAATCCACACTggagagaggccgttcacctgctccgaGTGCGGGAAGGCGTTCAGTCATTCATGCAATTTGCAAACACACCAGCGcattcacaccggggagaggccgttcacctgctcccACTGTGGGAAAGGATTCACAGACGCATCCAACCTATTGACCCACCAGCGGgtccacaccggggagaggccgttcatctGCTCTGACTGCGGGAAGGGCTTCACTGATGCGTCCAACCTCTTGACCCACCAGCGGGTCCACACCGGGGAGAGACCTTTCTCCTGCTCCGAGTGCGGGAAGGGCTTCAGCCAGTCATCCAACCTGGTGATTCACCAGCGGATCCACACCGAGGAGAGGCCGTTCTCCTGCTCCGACTGTGGGAAAGGATTCAATCAGTTATCCAACCTGCACAGACATCAGCAGATTCACAGCGGGGAGAAGCTGTGCACCAGCTGA
- the LOC129704304 gene encoding gastrula zinc finger protein XlCGF57.1-like isoform X2 produces the protein MNPFRHSSCRKTVKQSSNLMRCQRVHTGERPFICFDCGKAFTYSSNLLRHQWVHAGERLFTCPVCGKGFIQDAKLKKHEQVHAKERPFTCSVCGKGFQKSSQLVTHHRVHTGGRTFSCSECGKGFSRSSSVVRHQRIHTGEKLFACSECGKGFNQLSQLQIHQRIHTGERPFICSNCGKGFTESSSLLMHQRIHTGERPFPCSECGRRFTHLSNLQTHQRIHTGERPFTCTHCGKGFTESSSLLMHLRIHTGERPFTCSDCGRGFAQLSNLLTHQLIHSGKRPFTCSECGKTFSNSYNLLTHQRIHTGERPFTCAECRKGFTDACNLLRHQRVHTGERPFTCSECGKGFTESSALLMHQRIHTGERPYTCSECGKGFTQLSNLQTHQRIHTGERPFACSECGKGFTDSSSLLMHQRIHTGERPYTCMECGKGFTQLSNLQTHQRIHTGERPFTCSECGKAFSHSCNLQTHQRIHTGERPFTCSHCGKGFTDASNLLTHQRVHTGERPFICSDCGKGFTDASNLLTHQRVHTGERPFSCSECGKGFSQSSNLVIHQRIHTEERPFSCSDCGKGFNQLSNLHRHQQIHSGEKLCTS, from the coding sequence ATGAATCCGTTTCGCCATTCTAGCTGCAGGAAAACCGTTAAGCAATCCAGTAATCTGATGAGATGCCAGCGAgttcacactggggagaggccaTTCATCTGCTTTGACTGTGGGAAAGCATTCACTTATTCGTCCAACCTGCTGAGGCATCAGTGGGTTCATGCTGGGGAGAGGCTGTTCACCTGCCCGGTGTGCGGGAAGGGATTCATTCAGGATGCCAAGCTGAAGAAACACGAGCAAGTTCATGCCAAGGaaaggccgttcacctgctctgtgtgtgggaagggattccaGAAGTCATCTCAGCTGGTGACCCATCACCGAGTTCACACTGGAGGGAGAACTTTCTCCTGCTCCGAGTGCGGGAAGGGTTTTAGTCGCTCATCTAGCGTGGTGAGACACCAGCGGATCCACACTGGGGAGAAGCTGTTCGCCTGCTCCGAGTGTGGGAAAGGATTCAACCAGTTATCCCAGCTGCAGATACACCAGCGGattcacactggggagaggccgttcatctGCTCCAactgtgggaagggattcactgaGTCATCTTCCTTATTGATGCACCAGCGGATTCACACCGGGGAGAGACCGTTCCCCTGCTCCGAGTGCGGGAGGCGGTTCACTCACTTATCCAACCTGCAGACACACCAGCGGatccacaccggggagaggccatTCACTTGCACGCactgtgggaagggattcactgaGTCGTCTTCCTTGTTGATGCACCTTCGGATTCACACTGGAGAGAGACCCTTCACGTGCTCTGACTGTGGGAGGGGATTCGCTCAGCTGTCCAACCTGCTGACCCACCAGCTCATTCACAGTgggaagaggcccttcacctgctccgagtgcGGGAAAACATTCAGTAATTCATACAACCTGCTGACGCACCAGCGgattcacaccggggagaggccgttcacctgcgcCGAGTGCAGGAAGGGATTCACTGACGCGTGCAATCTGCTGAGACACCAGCGCgtccacaccggggagaggccatTCACCTGCTCCGAGTGTGGGAAAGGATTCACCGAGTCATCAGCCCTGCTTATGCACCAGCGGATCCACACCGGTGAGAGGCCGTACACCTGCTCTGAGTGCGGGAAGGGGTTCACTCAGTTATCCAACCTGCAGACACACCAGCGGATTCACACAGGGGAGAGGCCCTTCGCCTGCTCAGAGTGTGGAAAAGGCTTCACTGACTCGTCCTCCTTGCTTatgcaccagcggatacacaccggggagaggccgtacACCTGcatggagtgtgggaagggatttacTCAGCTATCCAACCTACAGACGCACCAGCGAATCCACACTggagagaggccgttcacctgctccgaGTGCGGGAAGGCGTTCAGTCATTCATGCAATTTGCAAACACACCAGCGcattcacaccggggagaggccgttcacctgctcccACTGTGGGAAAGGATTCACAGACGCATCCAACCTATTGACCCACCAGCGGgtccacaccggggagaggccgttcatctGCTCTGACTGCGGGAAGGGCTTCACTGATGCGTCCAACCTCTTGACCCACCAGCGGGTCCACACCGGGGAGAGACCTTTCTCCTGCTCCGAGTGCGGGAAGGGCTTCAGCCAGTCATCCAACCTGGTGATTCACCAGCGGATCCACACCGAGGAGAGGCCGTTCTCCTGCTCCGACTGTGGGAAAGGATTCAATCAGTTATCCAACCTGCACAGACATCAGCAGATTCACAGCGGGGAGAAGCTGTGCACCAGCTGA